GTTGCGACCAGACATGGTTGCTGGAGCCCGGCCGCTACCGCCTACGAGACACTCTGCTCTTCCCGGAACAACCACGTGGGCTACTCCTGGGCGCCGCCATCTTGACTTCCGGCGCTAGGGGAGCCGCAGAGGGGCAAACTTTTTACAAAAGCAACTGCACGTGCGTTATTCTGGGTCTGgcctgctgggagctgcctgCGCCCCCTACAGGCAGAGAGCGCAGCGGCCCAGGAGGGCGGCGCTAGAGATGGGGTCGTTGGGGCAAGCACAGCGATAGGTGCAGAATGCTTCATTACAGTGTTCCTGGTTAATAGGAATTCGTTGTATTAAAGGGAAGGAGCTGTCCCTGGCCAGCGGAGAGGGGTTTGCAGCTGGGACCGGCAGGCCCAGTTCCCCTGAGGTGTTGGACACACACCTAGTTCTCGCTGGAATCAGTAGGAATTAGGTACCTACATACTCTGGAGGGTCTGGGCCCCGTGCTGCTCTTCTGGAACCAGCTCCTTTCTGTCAGACCAGGGACGTGCATCTCAGCCCCTTCTCGCTGCTACACCAAGGCAAAGAGCCGCCATGTAAATGGGAATCAGGCCCAGAGCCTTTTCAGGGAGGTGCCTGCCAGTGTGGCACTAGCTTTCCTGCTCCGCTTTGCCAAAGACCAAATGTGTTGACTTGACCTTCGGGAGAAGCTGCAATGCTTATCTATTCTTCCAGGGTTTTCTTTGGGGCAACATGGAAAGGTAAATAGAtgagtggggatggggtgcagtTCTAGTGTTAGAGGTGTAGGAGGAGGACTTGATAAAGTGCTGTGGGTTGGATATTGGTTTACCAACATTGAGCTCTCTATACGTGTATTTTTATCAAATTAATATGGTAGGATATTAGCATTAATTCTCAGATGGAGTTAGTCAGCTGTAaatagaggtgaaagtaagccagtgcGGCCTGGTACAGAGTACCAGTAAAAAAAGATGCAGGAGTATACTGGCAAGTAAGTGGAGCATtcagtactggcttactttcacctcttttggctgcataaaaaacagtttaaactccgagctaataaaagcttggaaagggaaaCAGTCACatttgtttctctcctccctcctcctccagtcaGGCTGCTAACATGGCTAGATTCTGcattccgccccctccccaatgcactcagcaggggctcccctctagcttgtagccaggtccagcttcgggggttttgccaccccaagcagcagaaaaaaaaaaaaaaagccgctatCGCGATCTGTgacaattcagcgggaggtccttcgctccaaccAGGAGTGAGAGACcctccactgaattgccgccgaatagctggacatgccgcccctctccggagtggccaccccaagcaactgcttgctaaactggtgcctggaaccagccctgcttgtagcagggggactggctgagggagaagcctccccaggatgcctgctgcctgcataagaacagtttgaATTTAGCTGTTCACTCCACAGTTCAGACAGAGGAATAGGggccatttctggcatccttgttaattacACTCACAGTTgttggggggtgagggtgagACCAAGGTGGAGGCAGAATACAAtaggcatttggctgcacagcttaaatccagagctaataaaagccagTGGAAGGGGAAAAGTCACTGTCACATccatttctctcctccctcctcctccagccccgacaactgtgagtgaaattaacaaggatgccagaaatggccCGTAATCCCGCAGGCTGAACCAGGGAGTAAACagttgagtttaaactgttcctatgcaggcagcaggcatCTTGGGGAGGTTTCTCCTTCACCcagtccccctgttccctgctacaagctagagggcagctgctccagcccctgctgagtgTGGAAGTCGGGGAACGCGGAGCCAAGCTGTGTCAGCagtctggctggaggaggagggaggacattGTATGATAGTGAGTTTttactttttcaggcttattcctctatgaaagttttattacagacagtactagtagtagtagtagctttattttctatagTGAAGTCACGCAATGGGAGGTatgaagtatgtaggagaggtgggttgcttgcctTTGGACTGTACCAGTAAGAAatttaacttactttcaccctggccccgcccctttcAGGGTGGAGGGCAGAGTAGGCCCCCGTACCGGTAAGAATTGTATTTTTACTGTTACCTCTGCCTGTAAATATACCTAGCACTATGAATGAAATTTCAGCTGATGAATGATACAATAGTGCAAACTACAAGGCAACTGTTACAGTTTTCAGTGTCTTTTATTCACTTTAACTGGTTTATGTTTGTAAATATTCTATTACAGTGTTTGTAATGTTTGTAAATATTCTATTACAGTCATTTGTTATATTACATTTCATAATGATCAGATCCGTTTAGTCTATAAATGTTTATACGTAAGTTAAATACGGAGTGTGGTTTGCTTTAGATTATAAGCCTTCTTCAATTTATTTATAAAGCCTACAGACAAATGTTTTACATACCCTAGAACAACAATCTTATGTGATATTATATATTAACCTGGTACATGTATATCTAAGAATTACATTAATTTCAAACCTGGtagaaaaaataatttggaaTTCTTAGTATGTGTTACCTGAGAATATTTTTATCTCTGAGTTATGATTATAATATAATAACCCATCCATGTGACTCAAAGAGGGAGCCTGAAGTGCTCAAATCTTAAAATATCATTAGTCTGTTGAAGTGATCTTTAGCTTTTCTCCTTTACCGGTGAGTGCTTTGTGAAGACCTGTCAAAATAAAACACAGTGGGAACTTTATCCTTTCATTAGAATGTTTCTTTCGGGATTACACATACAGAAGAGCTTGATTTTCCTCACACTAGCTTTACGCTGTGCCACTCCACTGGActtactctgatttacaccagtttcaGACACATCAgtatcagggccggtgcaaccatttaggcgaactaggtggtagcctagggcactggcatttaGGGGGCGCCGTTTTCTTCAGcagtggctggatcttcggctgccccggtcgccGTCAGCATTtaagcagagggagctggggcaggggagtacggggagggccgcctgcagcaaataAGGTGGGGGGGGGCGTCACGCAggggagctccctgccccagctcacccctgccctgcctccaccccaagcatgccatggctgcttcacttctcctgcctcccaggcttgcggtgcctaagctgaagcagccacggcatgctcggggaggaggcggggcagggatgagctgcttcacttctcttgcctcccaggcttgcggggctaatcagcttaggcgctgcaagcctgggaggtgggagaagtgaagtggccacagCATGCTCAGGGTGCTAgtgtgcggagcaggggtgagctggggcagaggggtgcctcagggcggagggtggggagctgccgcaagggggcgcctcagagcagaggggggaagctgccgcgggggggggggggctcaggccgGGGGCACGGGGAAGCTGCCGCAGGGGCAGCgtctcagggcgggggggggggaggcctcaaggtggaagtttcatctagggcgcgaaacatccttgcaccggcccagATCAGTATCAGGACCATCAAGAACTTGGTAGAACAGCAGGTTAAATttaaaggaccagattctgccactgtgAAGATGATTGGCACCTTATGCTGTGAATAGTCCCGTTGCTTTCTATCGGattacttgtggagtaaggtgttACTCAGCGAGGGTAAATGTGACACAATCTGGTCCTAAAAGATTATGTGATTTCTCAATAGGCATCATGGATGGCCATTCTTCCCAGCTTTTGAAGTCCACACATGAGTAAAGATCCCCAAAATTAAGCACAAGTCAGTTTAGTCCTGAGTCTGAGACACACAGGCTGTTTAAACCAACTTGTTTTTCCCTTTGAAACTCTGCAATGCATTTGACCTGATCTTCTGCGTGAAGCAGAGGGTATTGCTGAAATGGGGAGTTCTGTATACCCCAGATAACTTATACTGTCTCCCAAGAAATCTGCCATTTTCTGGCATTGCAATGCAGGTTTCGGAGGACGCTGTGAGCAGTGGTTTAGCCACAGGCTGTGAGACTGCAGAGACCGTTGACTGAGCCCAAAGTTCGATCTCAAAAATGTATGAGAATGAAGCGAGCTCTTAAGCACATGAGTTTTTCCCTGCAGATGGATGGGAAATCTACCTTTTCTTGACGAGGGCTGTCACCATCTTCCGAACCCATTTGGAATTAGGGTTCAAGCATCTTTGCTCTCCAGTGGGCTTCAAAGTCGCACTGAAATGAACAAAGCAAAACAGAATTCATTTCCATACAATGGAAAGGTCACCATTGTCTTTGTCATCTGGGATCAAGGTCTGAATAGCAGGAGTCCAGCTCTTGGTGAGCTGAGTGATACGCTAGATTGTCGCCATGAGCTGGGAACAAATATAAAATCAAAAGACCTCAAATCAGCTAAAGCATTTGAATGATCTACCTGATGTATTTCTATGTACCCAGCAAATGGGATCTAGGTTCTTATGTAGCCTCAGGGCCTGATTCCCTACAACCTGTAGTCATTGATCCCTGTGCCAAGGGAGTGCAGAAAATCCTCCTCTTCAGATCTGGAGTCAATGACTAAACAAGGCAGTGAGCCCTGGAGAATCCCACCCTCCAGGctagtcctcagctggtgtatttCCATGGGAGTCTATGAAGCTGTGTTgatcacaccagctgaggatctgggccttagtctctAGTCTCATTGCACTTCGCTTTGCTTGTAGTACGGAGATGGACATCAGAATCTGGGGTTATGTTAAGGGAAGAGGAATCCCCATATTTCCTGCCATTGCAACAGCCCCACTGAGTGGTGATAGCTGAGTGATTAAGTCATTACTCACATGATCTCAACATGGTCACAGGAAGAGCTCTTGGGAATCACTTCCATTTTTCCTAAGGCTTTTTGCTGAATGAAATCAGAACCTTTGTCTATGCAACTGCAACGTCCTTTTCCATAGGTCAACTGTCCTAAAAGGAATGggcccaggagagagagagattagaacGATATTTGATACCTAAGATGTCTTCAATAAAATATATGTAAGTTGGAAGAGGAGAGGTTGAAAACACTCCATTTCAACCTCAGAGCTGCAGAGTAATTTGTCCTGCAGTGTTTCCATGAGCATATTTACATTAGGACAATGTCACAAAAAGCTACACTCTTTTGCCTTGATCTCATTAGTTTTGAAgtcagagggcctgattctgctctcacatgaGTCAGTGGAAAACAGGAGCCACCCTGGTGTAAAAGTGATGGGAGTGAATGAGCAGTTGGAACTAAAATCATTGTTGCTCACAAAGTGTCTGATccaacacccattgaaatcagtaggaaagttcccactgacttcactgtgctttggatcaggcccaaaatgtcttcttctggtgattaaaacaagacaaaataTAATAGCCTGAGGCTGATTTCACACCCTTACAAACTAGGGTTCAGTCTGGGCACAAATCCAAGCCTGCCGAAAATTCTCATATTCATTTCCCTGCTAAATACAAGCTGATCGGTCTGAGTCCTGTGTGGACAACACACACCTTCTAGACACAAGCAGAGAGGACAGATGTTTGCGCGCTGCAGTAGAACACTAACCCTGAACTGagatcacttttttccacaaaaGTAATTTCCAAGCATTTATTCTACACAGCTTTCCAGGGATTCACGCCTCTGGCTTTCTCACTGCATTACACGTCTTTTGTGATATTGCTGCCTCTTACCTTGAATTTCAGCTGCAATCAGGAGCAGTGAACAAAGGACAACAGCCCAGGTTCCCTTCATGATGATGAGAGTGAAGGTTCTTCTATATTATTTTTGGATGTCTGGGAGAGATGGAGGAGTGCCTAAGAGAAAGTTTTTCCCCGTGTACATTTATACACTAAGCCTTTTCCCTCCTTCATGCTGATTGGTCTTGATTACTGCCATCATAGCTAAAATAACCAGAGTTTGTTCAAGCTGTGCAGGGAAATTCCAGCAGGTGACAGAATTGTTTTGCTTTGCCAACTGTTCCCTTTTAATTGAAATTCCTGATTTCTCATAAGGAAACAAACTAGGTTTCACTTTCAGTGAGTCCTAGGAAGTGATGGACACACGCCTGTATGTGTGCAGGGAGCCTTTTCGCTCTCGTAGGCAAAAATTACACCGGGGTAATTCCTGAAGTGAAAACCACAAATAAACATTGTGTGGGGTGAGGAGTTGGGGGATGGGAGTCAAATTTTCTCGCTCCATTAAGGGTGCCCCGTTTTCTCATATCTCCTAGGAATCTGCTTGGAAACATGGACCAAAGTGTTCACTACAAATTCTATGCAAGTGTGAAGGCCATACTAATAGAAAACAAGTGCAGTATTTctgttaatatttaaaaacccCAAAGCTGAGTCAACTCACATTTAGGATTAAGGGACTGGGGTTGAAATAATCTGACTCTGTTTTCTCTGTCCCACCCCTGAAATATTTTGGGGGGCTTTAACTTTAAGAAATTCCTATGGATTACTGTCTCCTGTGAGATCATTCAGACAGCTCCCTGCACATATTCCCTGCACACATTCCCTGGCCCTCCATCTGTGACAGCCTTGCAAATACATTTACCTCACTTTTCTGCTACTTCAGCATTATGATCATTTCCTAAGAGTCATGGGAAGTGAAACCTACTTACTGTTCTGAAGAGAGAACAGGCATTTAAATGGAAAGGGAACAGATAGCAAAGACAAAAATTCCACAGGACTATTGGCTTTTGTGACTTGTCCACCTAGACTATATACTCTCTACTTAGTTTAATTTACAAAGCAATATTTTCAGTGATTCTGCGCAAGGAGTCAAAGTGGTAGCtgtgctagtctgtatcagcgAAAACAATGAACAGTTCTcatgttagagactaacaaatttatttgggcataagctttcatgggctaaaatccacttattcagatgcatggagtggaaaatacagtagcaggtgtatatacacagtacatggaaagatgggagttgccttaccaagtgcggggtcagtgctaacgagacaattcaattaacagtagaataccaagggaggaaaaatcacttttatagtggtaatgagggtggcccacttcagacagttgacaaggtgtgagtaacagtcaGGGGAAGTTagtatggggaaattagtttttgtaatgacccatccaggcctaatttgatggtgtccaatttgcaaattaattccagttgtgcagtttcttgttggagtctgtttttgaagtttttttgttgaagaattgccacatttaaatctgttattgagtgaccagggagatggaagtgttctcctactggtttttgaatgttataattcctgatgtcagatttgtgtccatttattcttttgcgtagagactgtccagtttggccaatgtacatggcaaaggggcattgctggcacatgatggcatatatcacattgttagatgtgcaggtgaatgagcctctgatgctatggctgatgtggttaggtcctatgatggtgtcccttgaatagatatgcggacagaattggcaccggggtttgttccaggatttggttcctgggttagtgtttttgttgtgtggtgtgtagttgctggtgagtatttgcttcaggttggtggctgtctgtaagcgaggtcTGGCCTGtcccccaagatctgtgagagtgaggaatcatccttcaggataggttatagatccttgatgatgcgctggagaggttttagttgaggtctgtaggtgacggctagtggagttctgttactttctttgttgggcgtgtcttgtagtaggtgacttctgggtaccctactggttctgtcaatctgtttcttctcttcaccaggtgggtactgaccccccacttggtaaggcaactctcatcttttcatgtgctgtatatttatacctgcctgctgtattttccactccatgcatctgatgaagtgggttttagcccaggaaagcttatgcccaaatacattagTTAGTCTCTactgtgccacaaggactccttgtggtTTTTGCACAAGGAGTGTAGTGTTATGTAGTGTGAGTACAGGCCCTGGATTTTGGCCTTTAGCAATTGTTGTGTCTTCTGCTCTTTCACAACATATGAAATATGAAGGAACCACACAGGTTCAGTGAGGTCCAAACTGTGGTATATTAAAACGTGTTAAAATTGTAGGTTATAACTTCAAATTTCAGGGAAGGAGTGGTTCCCCTGGTTCTGCTTGCAGGCTAGAGGGCTCTGCAGTGAAGTGTGTGAGTTGGGCCTAACACTAGCAGCAGTGAGTTTGCAGTCAGAAAGGCCTGTAGTAAGATAGAGTGAGTTGTTCCTCGctgctttagggagcagcctgctttgtctccctCTGTTTTTGGGTTTGTGATGGGGCGGACTGGCCCCACACTGGGACTGAGAGACTTAACCCTTCCCTTTTGGCAGAGACAGCCAAGCCCTTGTGGCTcctctgggcatgctccaactgggaGTCAAGCATAAAAGCCTGCAGAACCTCTCGgccagggctggtggctggggaaggaggatgtCCTGCAGaagctccagcccaggagcagtTATGACCCTTAcaggagggagctgaggagccGGGAAGCAggcccagagagtggcagctgttggaacCCCAGGGAGTGCCAGGTGCTGAGGAACCTGAAGACCCTGATGCCACAGGGACTGCTACGTTTGGGAggactggtaggaagtgacccaggggagggaagggagtggtATCTACCCCCACTCTGAGGGCAGCATGCTGCAGTAGGATTCCTCGCTGACCTTTGGCAGATCACGCCGTCACTGGCAGGGCCCTGGATTGGAGCCTGGTGAAAGCGGATGGGCCCCGGGCTCCCCTACCAGGGGTCTCtaagctcccccaccccattgtGACAACATAGTTCACTGACTCCTCTCTCACCACAAAGGAGATAGATGGACTCCAGCCACTGGGCCATGCTATCCCCTGAGGGGAAGAGAATTTAGAGAgattctggccattaggccatgaTGCTTTAGGAGCACACTATagagactctggccactaggccgcGCTACCCTGTCAGGGGAAAGAAGGGCAGacagactctggccactaggctatGCTCCTTTAGGAACACACTATAGAGACTCCAGCTGCTAGGCTGTGCTATCCTGCCAAGGGAAGAAAgtgcagagagactctggccattaggccccACTGCTTTAGGAGCACACTATAGGGACTccggccactaggccatgctttCCTACCAGGGGAAGCGGATTTAGagggactctggccattgggccatacAGCCCTGACTACCGGGGAGGTAGTAAGACTGATGTAGATGCAGGGAGGAGGGGTTAACCTCACCCTCCTTGAATCAAAGGGGTTGACGAGGTACAAAACCCACTAcagggttcttgtgtgttatagTTCTGAACTCTAAGACATAAAGAAGTGTTACATTTGAagggacctggctggagggccacatCACTGGAAGAGGGAGACTACCACACAGGCA
This sequence is a window from Gopherus evgoodei ecotype Sinaloan lineage chromosome 5, rGopEvg1_v1.p, whole genome shotgun sequence. Protein-coding genes within it:
- the LOC115652903 gene encoding C-X-C motif chemokine 10-like, yielding MKGTWAVVLCSLLLIAAEIQGQLTYGKGRCSCIDKGSDFIQQKALGKMEVIPKSSSCDHVEIIATLKPTGEQRCLNPNSKWVRKMVTALVKKRSSQSTHR